A DNA window from Brassica napus cultivar Da-Ae chromosome A4, Da-Ae, whole genome shotgun sequence contains the following coding sequences:
- the LOC106447013 gene encoding importin beta-like SAD2: MDLPSLALILRAAALSPNPDERKASEQQLNQLQHTPQHLVRLLQIVVDGNCDMAVRQIASIQFKNFIAKNWSPVDSGEQSRILQSDKELVRDNILVYVTQVPTLLRSQLGECLKTIIYADYPEQWPRLLDWVKYNLQNQQIYGALFVLRILSRKYEFKSDEERTPVSRIVEETFPVLLTIFNGLIQIENPSLEIAEFMKLICKIFWSSIYLELPKQLADPNVFNAWMLLFLTVSERPVPVEGQPMDPELRKSWGWWKVKKWTVHILNRLYSRFGDPKLQTLENKPFAQMFQKTYAGRILEGHLNFLNTIRLGGYIPDRVTNLLLQYLSNSISKNSMYSLLLPRLDVLLFEIVFPLMCFNDSDQKLWEEDPHEYVRKGYNIIEDLYSPRTASMDFVNELVQKRGKENLPKFVQFVVGIFRSYDEAPAEHKPYRQKDGAMLAVGALCDKLKKTEPYKSELEHMLVQHIFPEFSSPAGHLRAKAAWVAGQYAHINFSDQNNFRKALHSVVSGMRDPDLPVRIDSVFALRSFVEACKDLNEIRPILPQLLDEFFKLMNEVENEDLVFTLETIVDKFGEEMAPFAFGLCQNLAAAFWRCLNTSEAGDDSDDMGALAAVGCLRAISTILESVSSLPQLFVEIEPTILPIMQKMLTTDGHDVFEEVLEIASYMTFYSPTISLDIWSLWPLLVEALVDWAIDFFPNILVPMDNFISRGTAHFLTCKEPDYQQSLFNVLSTLMTDRNIEDSDVESAPKLIEVVFQNCKGQVDQWVEPYLRLTVDRLQRAETSYLKSLLIQVVANMLYYNPGLTLGVLHNTGLGSTVFDLWFQMLQQKKKSGLPANFKREHDKKVCCLGLTSLLALPGGQFPDEALQRVFRATLDLLVAYKNQIAEAKEAEVDYENEMNGLDSDDEDDDGSDGEMGMDDTEDGDEAESMRLKKLAAQAKSYGYDDEDEDDDDSDDGSDDDDEFQSPIDEVDAFVFFVDAIRVMQASDAQRFQNLNQSLDFTYQAIANGIAQHAEVRRVEIEKEKQKKAAEAAGTPVPAI; the protein is encoded by the exons ATGGATCTGCCTAGCCTCGCTTTGATCCTCCGAGCCGCCGCGCTCAGCCCCAATCCCGATGAACGCAAAGCTTCCGAGCAGCAGCTCAATCAG TTGCAGCACACGCCGCAGCATTTGGTGAGGTTATTGCAGATAGTCGTGGATGGAAACTGTGACATGGCGGTGCGTCAGATTGCTAGTATTCAGTTCAAGAACTTCATTGCTAAGAACTGGTCACCTGTTGATTCTG GAGAGCAGTCGAGGATATTGCAAAGCGACAAAGAGTTGGTGAGGGACAACATCCTCGTCTATGTCACCCAAGTTCCAACCTTACTCAG ATCACAACTTGGAGAATGTCTCAAGACAATTATTTATGCTGACTACCCAGAACAATGGCCACGTCTACTGGATTGGGTGAAGTACAACTTGCAGAATCAACAGATTTATGGAGCTTTGTTTGTGTTGCGGATACTCTCTAGAAAATATGA GTTCAAGTCAGACGAGGAGAGAACACCAGTTTCCCGCATTGTGGAGGAGACATTTCCTGTACTTCTGACTATTTTTAATGGGCTTATTCAGATAGAAAATCCCTCACTGGAGATAGCAGAATTTATGAAGCTGATATgcaaaatattttggtcatccATATAT CTGGAGCTCCCAAAGCAATTAGCTGATCCAAACGTATTCAATGCATGGATGCTTCTGTTTTTAACTGTTTCCGAACGTCCTGTTCCAGTTGAAGGCCAACCTATGGACCCGGAACTTAGAAAATCTTGGGGCTGGTGGAAGGTCAAGAAGTGGACAGTGCACATCTTAAACAGGCTCTACAGTCG ATTTGGAGACCCAAAACTTCAGACTCTAGAAAACAAACCTTTCGCCCAGATGTTTCAAAAGACTTATGCAGGCAGAATTTTGGAAGGGCACCTAAATTTTCTGAATACTATTCGTCTTGGAGGCTATATTCCTGACAGAGTTACCAATCTTCTCCTTCAGTACTTAAGTAACAG CATTTCGAAGAATAGCATGTACAGCCTACTGCTGCCTCGGCTGGATGTTCTGCTTTTTGAGATTGTTTTCCCTCTAATGTGCTTTAATGACTCTGATCAAAAACTTTGGGAGGAAGACCCACATGAATATGTGAGGAAAGGTTACA ATATCATCGAAGACTTGTACAGTCCGCGAACAGCGTCTATGGACTTCGTAAATGAATTGGTTCAAAAACGTGGGAAAGAGAACCTCCCAAAGTTTGTTCAGTTTGTTGTAGGGATCTTCAGGAG TTATGACGAAGCTCCTGCCGAACATAAACCCTACCGTCAAAAAGATGGTGCTATGCTTGCTGTTGGAGCTCTTTGTGATAAACTGAAAAAAACGGAGCCCTATAAATCTGAACTAGAGCATATGTTGGTGCAACATATTTTTCCTGAATTCAGTAGTCCAGCTGGACATCTTAGAGCAAAG GCCGCATGGGTAGCCGGACAATATGCCCATATCAACTTCTCAGACCAGAACAACTTTCGTAAAGCATTGCACAGTGTTGTTTCGGGAATGCGCGATCCTGATCTCCCTGTCCGTATTGATTCAGTTTTTGCATTACGTTCATTTGTTGAGGCGTGCAAGG ATTTGAATGAGATACGTCCAATCCTCCCTCAGTTACTTGATG AATTTTTCAAACTCATGAATGAGGTAGAGAATGAAGACCTTGTTTTTACGTTGGAGACCATTGTCGATAAGTTCGGTGAGGAGATGGCTCCTTTTGCTTTTGGATTATGCCAAAATCTG GCGGCTGCATTTTGGAGGTGCTTAAACACGTCAGAAGCCGGTGATGATTCGGATGACATGGGAGCTTTAGCTGCTGTTGGTTGTTTGCGTGCCATAAGTACAATCCTTGAATCTGTTAGCAGTCTTCCTCAGCTGTTTGTCGAGATAGAACCAACTATACTTCCAATAATGCAGAAAATGTTGACCACTGATGGCCACG ATGTATTTGAAGAAGTTCTGGAGATTGCATCATACATGACCTTTTATTCACCTACCATATCCTTGGACATATGGAGTCTCTGGCCATTATTGGTGGAAGCATTGGTCGATTGGGCAATTGATTTCTTTCCAA atattttggtTCCTATGGACAACTTTATATCAAGGGGAACTGCTCATTTCCTCACTTGCAAGGAGCCCGACTACCAGCAAAGTCTATTTAATGTTCTTTCAACT CTTATGACCGACAGAAACATAGAAGACAGTGATGTTGAATCTGCTCCAAAGCTTATTGAAGTTGTTTTCCAGAATTGCAAAGGACAGGTGGATCAGTGGGTCGAACCTTATCTCCGACTCACAGTTGATCGGTTACAACGAGCGGAGACGTCCTACTTAAAGTCGCTTCTTATACAAGTG GTAGCAAACATGCTTTACTACAATCCAGGTTTAACACTTGGTGTATTGCATAACACGGGTCTTGGTTCAACAGTGTTTGATCTCTGGTTCCAGATGTtgcaacaaaagaagaagagtggCCTACCAGCAAATTTCAAAAG GGAACACGATAAAAAGGTTTGCTGCTTGGGTTTGACTTCATTACTTGCACTCCCGGGTGGTCAGTTCCCCGACGAAGCTCTGCAGCGTGTTTTCAGGGCAACACTTGATCTTCTTGTTGCATATAAGAATCAGATAGCTG AAGCAAAGGAGGCAGAAGTAGATTATGAGAATGAGATGAATGGACTCGATAGTGATGACGAGGATGATGATGGGTCTGATGGGGAGATGGGGATGGATGATACCGAGGATGGAGATGAAGCAGAAAGCATGAGACTGAAGAAGTTAGCTGCACAG GCAAAGTCCTACGGatatgatgatgaagatgaagatgacgaTGATTCTGATGATGGTAGCGATGATGACGATGAGTTTCAGTCACCCATCGATGAAGTGGACGCCTTTGTATTCTTTGTCGACGCAATTAGAG TTATGCAGGCATCAGATGCGCAGAGGTTTCAGAACCTTAACCAGTCACTGGACTTCACTTATCAGGCGATTGCAAACGGAATCGCACAGCATGCAGAGGTGAGAAGAGTGGAGATCGAGAAGGAGAAGCAAAAGAAGGCAGCAGAAGCCGCTGGCACTCCTGTTCCTGCTATATGA
- the LOC106447031 gene encoding histone H3-lysine(4) N-trimethyltransferase ATX1 isoform X1: MACVADESQIEIDIHGRHVEAPSRYVYSVASSSCNVAVGSHSLMSKKVKARKLPMVERFEVEGSSDVSGDGDCCRAGDYKLLRPEIVRVYCRRRKRSPRGSGNAESLKLDERNQKRRRIGEGSSGLRSGLRGCSGDKQKEASRRKGSFVKSQDKVSIASASTKRWFRLSYDGVDPKSFVGLQCKVFWPLDASWYTGSIVEYSLERKRYVVKYEDGSSEDLFLDREMIKFFVSREEMELLHLKICTNDVTVGVRDYEEMVVLAANLEDSQDFGPGDIIWAKLSGHAMWPAVIVDESVIGERKGLTNKVSGGRSILVQFFGTHDFARIKVKQATSFLKGLLASSHLKCKQPRFEEGMHEAKIYLKEHRLPERMTQLQKGADSERTNSPEEVSSNSAIDHMSDGEVWLRPTETVDFRYTIGDLQIINLGKIVTDSQFFKDENHIWPEGYTAMRKYTSLKDHSAYALYKMEVLRDAESKTRPLFRVTADSGEQFKGLTPSACWNKVYNRTRKVQSATDSPNVLGDELNGSDMFGLSNPEVIKLVQQGLSKSRLSSNVSISKHSLGKRQDHLTGYRPVRVDWKDLDKCNVCDMDEEYENNLFLQCDKCRIMVHAGCYGEIEPCDGALWLCNLCRPGAPDIHPRCCLCPVVGGVMKPTTDGRWAHLACAIWIPETCLSDVKKMEPIDGVNKISKDRWKLMCTICAVSYGACIQCSNDSCRVAYHPLCARASGLCVELESEDKLFLRPKEDEEADQCIRMRSFCKRHRQTSTACLESKDMIKPTTHKNSDYLPPPNPSGCARTEPYNFLGRRGRKEPEALAAASSKRLFVENQPYLVGGYSRNEVSTYECIHGSKVSQMNTPTNMVSMAEKYKYMKETYKKRLTFGKSGIHGFGIFGKLPHRAGDMVIEYTGELVRPSIADKRERLIYNSMVGAGTYMFRIDDERVIDATRAGSIAHLINHSCVPNCYSRVISVNGDEHIIIFAKRDIAKWEELTYDYRFLSVDERLSCSCGFPGCRGVVNDTVAEEQLSKIYVPRSDLIEWTG, from the exons ATGGCGTGCGTTGCGGATGAATCCCAGATCGAAATCGACATCCACGGCCGCCACGTCGAAGCTCCGTCTCGCTACGTGTACTCCGTCGCCTCGTCGTCGTGCAATGTCGCCGTCGGTTCCCACAGTCTGATGTCCAAGAAGGTGAAGGCCCGTAAGCTTCCGATGGTTGAGCGATTCGAGGTCGAAGGTAGTAGCGATGTTAGCGGTGATGGCGATTGTTGCCGCGCCGGTGATTACAAGCTGCTGCGCCCTGAGATTGTTCGAGTCTACTGTCGCCGACGTAAGAGGTCGCCGCGGGGGTCTGGGAACGCTGAAAGTTTGAAGCTTGATGAGAGAAATCAGAAGAGGAGAAGAATTGGTGAGGGTTCGAGTGGGCTAAGGAGTGGCTTGAGGGGTTGCAGTGGAGATAAGCAGAAGGAGGCGTCTAGAAGGAAGGGGAGCTTTGTTAAGAGTCAGGACAAGGTGTCTATTGCTTCTGCTTCAACTAAGAGATGGTTCAG GTTGAGTTATGATGGTGTGGATCCTAAAAGTTTCGTAGGGCTTCAATGCAAG GTTTTTTGGCCGCTGGATGCTTCTTGGTATACAGGTTCCATTGTTGAATACAGTTTAGAGAGAAAGCGTTACGTT GTTAAATACGAGGATGGATCTAGTGAGGATCTATTTCTTGATCGTGAAATGATCAAATTTTTCGTTTCTCGTGAAGAGATGGAGCTGTTACATCTGAAGATTTGTACTAATGATGTGACTGTTGGTGTCCGTGATTACGAGGAGATGGTTGTATTGGCAGCTAATTTGGAGGATTCTCAAGATTTTGGGCCTGGAGACATTATATGGGCGAAACTATCTG GTCATGCTATGTGGCCAGCAGTTATTGTGGACGAATCTGTTATTGGAGAGCGGAAAGGCCTAACCAACAAGGTATCTGGAGGAAGATCGATCTTGGTACAATTTTTTGGCACCCATGATTTTGCCAG AATAAAGGTAAAACAAGCAACCTCGTTTCTCAAAGGGCTTCTCGCGTCATCTCATTTGAAGTGCAAACAACCTCGGTTTGAAGAGGGCATGCACGAAGCAAAAAT ATATCTGAAGGAACATAGGCTTCCAGAAAGGATGACTCAACTTCAAAAAGGAGCTGATTCCGAAAGGACCAATAGTCCAGAAGAAGTCAGCTCAAACTCGGCCATTGATCACATGAGTGATGGAGAAGTGTGGTTGAGACCAACAGAAACTGTAGATTTCCGGTATACAATAGGGGATCTGCAAATAATAAATCTCG GGAAAATTGTGACAGATTCTCAGTTTTTCAAGGATGAGAATCATATTTGGCCTGAAGGTTATACGGCTATGAGAAAGTACACATCCCTAAAAG ATCATAGCGCATATGCCTTGTACAAGATGGAAGTGCTCAGAGATGCCGAGTCGAAGACTCGCCCTCTGTTTAGAGTGACTGCAGATAGTGGAGAGCAA TTCAAAGGGCTTACTCCATCGGCCTGCTGGAATAAGGTATATAACAGGACAAGAAAGGTTCAGAGTGCTACTGATAGTCCTAATGTTTTGGGGGATGAACTAAATGGATCAGACATGTTTGGTCTCTCCAACCCGGAAGTCATTAAACTTGTACAG CagggtttatcaaaatctagACTATCGTCCAATGTTTCTATAAGCAAACATAGTTTGGGAAAGCGTCAAGATCATCTTACTGGTTATCGACCTGTTCGTGTTGACTGGAAAGATCTCGATAAGTGCAATGTCTGCGACATGGATGAG GAGTATGAAAACAATTTGTTCCTGCAATGTGATAAATGTAGAATAATG GTCCATGCTGGATGCTATGGAGAGATAGAACCCTGTGATGGTGCTTTGTGGTTATGCAACTTATGCCGTCCTGGAGCTCCTGATATACATCCACGCTGTTGTCTTTGTCCTGTAGTAG GGGGTGTTATGAAGCCGACAACTGATGGGCGCTGGGCTCATCTAGCTTGTGCTATATGGATACCAG AAACGTGTCTATCTGATGTCAAGAAGATGGAACCGATTGATGGGGTGAATAAAATCAGTAAG GATCGCTGGAAACTAATGTGCACCATCTGTGCGGTATCTTATGGAGCTTGTATCCAA TGTTCAAACGATTCTTGTCGTGTGGCATATCATCCACTTTGCGCGCGAGCTTCTGGTCTATGTGTTGAG CTTGAGAGTGAGGATAAGCTTTTTCTTCGACCAAAGGAGGATGAAGAAGCAGATCAGTGTATCCGCATGCGCTCATTCTGCAAGAGGCATCGACAAACATCAACTGCCTGCCTAGAATCAAAAGACATGATCAAACCCACTACGCATAAAAATTCCGACTATCTCCCACCACCTAATCCATCTGGCTGTGCTCGTACTG AGCCTTATAATTTTCTTGGAAGAAGAGGGCGGAAGGAACCTGAAGCTCTTGCGGCTGCTTCTTCAAAGCGGTTATTTGTTGAGAATCAGCCATACCTTGTCGGTGGTTACTCTCGAAATGAGGTTTCAACCTATGAGTGCATTCACGGATCAAAGGTGTCACAGATGAATACACCAACCAACATGGTTTCTATGGCTGAGAAATATAAATACATGAAGGAAACATACAAGAAGAGATTAACATTTG GGAAATCAGGAATTCATGGCTTTGGCATCTTTGGAAAGCTTCCGCACAGGGCTGGAGATATG GTGATTGAATACACGGGAGAACTTGTTAGACCTTCAATAGCTGACAAAAGAGAACGTCTTATCTACAATTCAATGGTG GGTGCGGGTACTTATATGTTTAGAATTGATGACGAGCGGGTCATAGATGCTACAAGGGCAGGAAGCATTGCCCACCTGATTAATCACTCCTGTGTG CCAAATTGCTACTCGAGGGTCATCAGTGTTAATGGAGATGAACACATTATCATTTTCGCAAAGAGGGATATAGCTAAATGGGAAGAGCTGACTTATGACTACAG GTTCTTGTCAGTCGATGAGCGGCTTTCATGTTCATGTGGCTTTCCAGGGTGTCGAGGTGTTGTTAATGATACAGTAGCTGAAGAACAACTGTCGAAGATTTATGTTCCTCGCTCTGATCTAATAGAGTGGACCGGATAA
- the BNAA04G18160D gene encoding uncharacterized protein BNAA04G18160D, which translates to MGGVMQKFLVASMFMWILPVAILYGFNNDLLPGSTTFSPHSLTLLSGFLAVVSVNVVIVFYICLALKEPTDKHKPDASFVAEAKDNVKKLTSGVPSTDPALKKQE; encoded by the exons ATGGGTGGGGTTATGCAGAAGTTCCTAGTGGCATCAATGTTCATGTGGATTCTTCCTGTTGCCATATTATACGGATTCAACAATGATTTGCTTCCTG GTTCAACAACATTTTCTCCGCATTCTCTAACACTACTGAGTGGATTTCTTGCTGTGGTATCAGTCAATGTAGTGATTGTGTTCTACATCTGCCTGGCCCTGAAAGAACCTACAGATAAACACAAGCCAGACGCTTCGTTCGTCGCAGAGGCCAAAGATAATGTGAAGAAATTGACATCAGGAGTCCCAAGTACTGACCCGGCACTCAAGAAACAAGAGTAA
- the LOC106447031 gene encoding histone H3-lysine(4) N-trimethyltransferase ATX1 isoform X2 produces MACVADESQIEIDIHGRHVEAPSRYVYSVASSSCNVAVGSHSLMSKKVKARKLPMVERFEVEGSSDVSGDGDCCRAGDYKLLRPEIVRVYCRRRKRSPRGSGNAESLKLDERNQKRRRIGEGSSGLRSGLRGCSGDKQKEASRRKGSFVKSQDKVSIASASTKRWFRLSYDGVDPKSFVGLQCKVFWPLDASWYTGSIVEYSLERKRYVVKYEDGSSEDLFLDREMIKFFVSREEMELLHLKICTNDVTVGVRDYEEMVVLAANLEDSQDFGPGDIIWAKLSGHAMWPAVIVDESVIGERKGLTNKVSGGRSILVQFFGTHDFARIKVKQATSFLKGLLASSHLKCKQPRFEEGMHEAKIYLKEHRLPERMTQLQKGADSERTNSPEEVSSNSAIDHMSDGEVWLRPTETVDFRYTIGDLQIINLGKIVTDSQFFKDENHIWPEGYTAMRKYTSLKDHSAYALYKMEVLRDAESKTRPLFRVTADSGEQFKGLTPSACWNKVYNRTRKVQSATDSPNVLGDELNGSDMFGLSNPEVIKLVQGLSKSRLSSNVSISKHSLGKRQDHLTGYRPVRVDWKDLDKCNVCDMDEEYENNLFLQCDKCRIMVHAGCYGEIEPCDGALWLCNLCRPGAPDIHPRCCLCPVVGGVMKPTTDGRWAHLACAIWIPETCLSDVKKMEPIDGVNKISKDRWKLMCTICAVSYGACIQCSNDSCRVAYHPLCARASGLCVELESEDKLFLRPKEDEEADQCIRMRSFCKRHRQTSTACLESKDMIKPTTHKNSDYLPPPNPSGCARTEPYNFLGRRGRKEPEALAAASSKRLFVENQPYLVGGYSRNEVSTYECIHGSKVSQMNTPTNMVSMAEKYKYMKETYKKRLTFGKSGIHGFGIFGKLPHRAGDMVIEYTGELVRPSIADKRERLIYNSMVGAGTYMFRIDDERVIDATRAGSIAHLINHSCVPNCYSRVISVNGDEHIIIFAKRDIAKWEELTYDYRFLSVDERLSCSCGFPGCRGVVNDTVAEEQLSKIYVPRSDLIEWTG; encoded by the exons ATGGCGTGCGTTGCGGATGAATCCCAGATCGAAATCGACATCCACGGCCGCCACGTCGAAGCTCCGTCTCGCTACGTGTACTCCGTCGCCTCGTCGTCGTGCAATGTCGCCGTCGGTTCCCACAGTCTGATGTCCAAGAAGGTGAAGGCCCGTAAGCTTCCGATGGTTGAGCGATTCGAGGTCGAAGGTAGTAGCGATGTTAGCGGTGATGGCGATTGTTGCCGCGCCGGTGATTACAAGCTGCTGCGCCCTGAGATTGTTCGAGTCTACTGTCGCCGACGTAAGAGGTCGCCGCGGGGGTCTGGGAACGCTGAAAGTTTGAAGCTTGATGAGAGAAATCAGAAGAGGAGAAGAATTGGTGAGGGTTCGAGTGGGCTAAGGAGTGGCTTGAGGGGTTGCAGTGGAGATAAGCAGAAGGAGGCGTCTAGAAGGAAGGGGAGCTTTGTTAAGAGTCAGGACAAGGTGTCTATTGCTTCTGCTTCAACTAAGAGATGGTTCAG GTTGAGTTATGATGGTGTGGATCCTAAAAGTTTCGTAGGGCTTCAATGCAAG GTTTTTTGGCCGCTGGATGCTTCTTGGTATACAGGTTCCATTGTTGAATACAGTTTAGAGAGAAAGCGTTACGTT GTTAAATACGAGGATGGATCTAGTGAGGATCTATTTCTTGATCGTGAAATGATCAAATTTTTCGTTTCTCGTGAAGAGATGGAGCTGTTACATCTGAAGATTTGTACTAATGATGTGACTGTTGGTGTCCGTGATTACGAGGAGATGGTTGTATTGGCAGCTAATTTGGAGGATTCTCAAGATTTTGGGCCTGGAGACATTATATGGGCGAAACTATCTG GTCATGCTATGTGGCCAGCAGTTATTGTGGACGAATCTGTTATTGGAGAGCGGAAAGGCCTAACCAACAAGGTATCTGGAGGAAGATCGATCTTGGTACAATTTTTTGGCACCCATGATTTTGCCAG AATAAAGGTAAAACAAGCAACCTCGTTTCTCAAAGGGCTTCTCGCGTCATCTCATTTGAAGTGCAAACAACCTCGGTTTGAAGAGGGCATGCACGAAGCAAAAAT ATATCTGAAGGAACATAGGCTTCCAGAAAGGATGACTCAACTTCAAAAAGGAGCTGATTCCGAAAGGACCAATAGTCCAGAAGAAGTCAGCTCAAACTCGGCCATTGATCACATGAGTGATGGAGAAGTGTGGTTGAGACCAACAGAAACTGTAGATTTCCGGTATACAATAGGGGATCTGCAAATAATAAATCTCG GGAAAATTGTGACAGATTCTCAGTTTTTCAAGGATGAGAATCATATTTGGCCTGAAGGTTATACGGCTATGAGAAAGTACACATCCCTAAAAG ATCATAGCGCATATGCCTTGTACAAGATGGAAGTGCTCAGAGATGCCGAGTCGAAGACTCGCCCTCTGTTTAGAGTGACTGCAGATAGTGGAGAGCAA TTCAAAGGGCTTACTCCATCGGCCTGCTGGAATAAGGTATATAACAGGACAAGAAAGGTTCAGAGTGCTACTGATAGTCCTAATGTTTTGGGGGATGAACTAAATGGATCAGACATGTTTGGTCTCTCCAACCCGGAAGTCATTAAACTTGTACAG ggtttatcaaaatctagACTATCGTCCAATGTTTCTATAAGCAAACATAGTTTGGGAAAGCGTCAAGATCATCTTACTGGTTATCGACCTGTTCGTGTTGACTGGAAAGATCTCGATAAGTGCAATGTCTGCGACATGGATGAG GAGTATGAAAACAATTTGTTCCTGCAATGTGATAAATGTAGAATAATG GTCCATGCTGGATGCTATGGAGAGATAGAACCCTGTGATGGTGCTTTGTGGTTATGCAACTTATGCCGTCCTGGAGCTCCTGATATACATCCACGCTGTTGTCTTTGTCCTGTAGTAG GGGGTGTTATGAAGCCGACAACTGATGGGCGCTGGGCTCATCTAGCTTGTGCTATATGGATACCAG AAACGTGTCTATCTGATGTCAAGAAGATGGAACCGATTGATGGGGTGAATAAAATCAGTAAG GATCGCTGGAAACTAATGTGCACCATCTGTGCGGTATCTTATGGAGCTTGTATCCAA TGTTCAAACGATTCTTGTCGTGTGGCATATCATCCACTTTGCGCGCGAGCTTCTGGTCTATGTGTTGAG CTTGAGAGTGAGGATAAGCTTTTTCTTCGACCAAAGGAGGATGAAGAAGCAGATCAGTGTATCCGCATGCGCTCATTCTGCAAGAGGCATCGACAAACATCAACTGCCTGCCTAGAATCAAAAGACATGATCAAACCCACTACGCATAAAAATTCCGACTATCTCCCACCACCTAATCCATCTGGCTGTGCTCGTACTG AGCCTTATAATTTTCTTGGAAGAAGAGGGCGGAAGGAACCTGAAGCTCTTGCGGCTGCTTCTTCAAAGCGGTTATTTGTTGAGAATCAGCCATACCTTGTCGGTGGTTACTCTCGAAATGAGGTTTCAACCTATGAGTGCATTCACGGATCAAAGGTGTCACAGATGAATACACCAACCAACATGGTTTCTATGGCTGAGAAATATAAATACATGAAGGAAACATACAAGAAGAGATTAACATTTG GGAAATCAGGAATTCATGGCTTTGGCATCTTTGGAAAGCTTCCGCACAGGGCTGGAGATATG GTGATTGAATACACGGGAGAACTTGTTAGACCTTCAATAGCTGACAAAAGAGAACGTCTTATCTACAATTCAATGGTG GGTGCGGGTACTTATATGTTTAGAATTGATGACGAGCGGGTCATAGATGCTACAAGGGCAGGAAGCATTGCCCACCTGATTAATCACTCCTGTGTG CCAAATTGCTACTCGAGGGTCATCAGTGTTAATGGAGATGAACACATTATCATTTTCGCAAAGAGGGATATAGCTAAATGGGAAGAGCTGACTTATGACTACAG GTTCTTGTCAGTCGATGAGCGGCTTTCATGTTCATGTGGCTTTCCAGGGTGTCGAGGTGTTGTTAATGATACAGTAGCTGAAGAACAACTGTCGAAGATTTATGTTCCTCGCTCTGATCTAATAGAGTGGACCGGATAA